The Poecilia reticulata strain Guanapo linkage group LG10, Guppy_female_1.0+MT, whole genome shotgun sequence sequence TATCAAACATGGCCGACCCACCGTCTGTTGCCTCTTTAGCTCCGGCTCCTGGACGCCTTCCTCTGCGACCCGGCGTCTTCTCCGATCTCTCCCCTTCTTTCTGTTgctccttctccagctgctcCGCGTTTCTGGACGATCGCCCTCTGCGAGGTGTTTTTACCTCCTGCTCACTTTCCTAATGATTTAAGATAACATAACCCCAACGTTTTAACCTCAatgtttttttgacaataaaactaaaatctgatcAACAGATCAGACTTGCCTCAACACACCGCTGTTCATCCTTTTCATCCTTGGTGCCGTCTGCTGTGtgaaaaataacagcagaacTTCACTATGGCTCAATTTCGCCCACATTCattgttgatatttttatttagatggaTTTTCTGTTATGATGCATACGGTGATGTTTCCTGTTGTTGGATTTTGTAACACTGAAGTGTTTTAGCGAGTCTCAGTACATTTGTTGTGAAActaacatttcagaaacagatCACCATACAAACTGTAAAGGACGGTGCTGGTAGAGTGATGCTCtgttaaaactgacattttccaaACGCTAACTTAAAGACACGCGAGGTAATATTTCAATCTACCTCGTTAGTATTAATTAATttcttgtatttaaaaatgtttcaaatagaGCCAAAACAAAAGCTTCGGAAGCTTAAAGTTTGATAAAAGTATAATAATAAACGAAACTAAACGTACCACTTTTAACTGAAAGCTTTCTCTTACGTCCTCTTCTTCTTTCAGTCTTCTCttcctgtaaaacaaaattgttcctGATGAAAGCCGAGTCATCagacaaatattttcacttaaaaatataaagctgGATGTTAAGCAGCCCACCTTTTCTGACACGTCTGAGCTCTTCCCATCTCCCTGACTGTCTGTGCTCGAGACATTACCTGCAAGGTCCAGGCAGATACAGCAAAAATAGATTAAGTGCAAAAGGAAGAATATTTtgcaggaggaagagaaaaatcagACTTAAACATAGAATCATATGcaagaatagaaaaataaacattggaCTCACTGATTTGTTTCACTAATTTGGCCTCCGGGTTTGTTTCTCCAGACTCAGCTTTGTCAGATATGTCAACTTCCATCTACACCAAGTTGAAGCAGAGAAATAcatataaattataataataatgattacgATTGGTTGGAGCAAACTTTAGAGCTAATAAAAAGACTATGACTTACCTTTTCCATATCACCTCCCTCTGGTGTCTTACTCTCAGGTTCACCTACataagaaaggaaaataattccttactattttttttttcatttaaataaagaatgaaTTTGATAAAACTGGAATAATTTTCTCTTACAATCATCAGTCCTTGTCTGGTTATTTTCACTATCCTCTTCCACTGTTTTACTCTGAGTTTCACCTATATAtgaatatgattaaaaataagtgGCTAAACACAATTCTTTGATTCAATAAAAACAGCGTATTTGATGAAACCTTACACTGATCATCTTTTGTCTGGTTTTCCTCCCCTTCTCCCTTCACTCCCTAGAATTTAAAAGTTGATAAGTGTCAGAACTTATCCTTGAAATGAACCAAAGTAAGTTATATTTGTTTCGCCGTAGCGTTGTTCTCTGCTCACCTCGTTGCTGGTTTCTGGGACTGcagcattttgttcttcttgttcTTTAGGACAAGACAAGGTTAATACAAGAAAATGGCAGCTGAAACGTTCAAGTCAACATCAGTCCGCCAGGAAGTAAAACTCACCAGTTTTACTGGGGATCTGGGAGATTTGCTGAGTGGAGTCAGAAACCGAgctctctctgctgctggtgATTTCTCCCGTTTCTGGCTCAACAACAGGTAACAACGCTGATCGGGAAAAAAAGGTTGTCAAACCGAAAGCCTATTTCAGAAGATCTAAACGGCAAAcaaaagtagaataaaaacCATGTTTAAGAATTTACCCTCATCTTTGTCTGCTGGTgctgctattattattattccgtCTGCTGAAATCTCACCAGCTTCCATTACTTCATCCTCAAAATGAGCTGGACGTTTGTCTGAAGTGGATTCATCCTCCTGTAGAGAAACACAGCCATAGTTTTTCCACTGATAGCAGTGTTAATACCACTGAATGTTTCGGTGATTTAAAGCTTCTTTAATTACCGGCGGTGGAGCCGTCTCCGACATGTCCGACTCAACGGTGTCCGTCTTGGATTCTGAGTGTTCTGAGTCGTCCATAAACAGATGCaagttacaagtaacttttttaagagcttgttttaagtcaataattctgtAATACTGACAAAAATTATCAGTTCcattggaagattttttttccacttatagcattagaaaaatatcttgtcaatattttttaaattgtattcatTGACTACtttatggaataaaaaaaatggtactTTGAGCTTcaatgatttattcatttctacAAACCTGTAGCAGTAAGTTGAGACGCAGATGATGAAGGTTCAGTGGGACTCATCTCAAcctgagctgctgtttgaaCTTGAGAGCCCAGCTTCTCTTTCTCAGCCTGCTGAGAGGCTGCCGATGCCGTAACGGGTGCAGGAAGCTCGGCTTCTGGTGCCATCTGAACTGGAGAAAACTGCTTCTCGTCCACAGCTAGGTGTGAAGCAGCTGGTAATCTTTCAGTTTCAGTGAGCTCAGTTAGAGGTGCTGCCTCCACTGGagagagctgctgctcctctcctgctgcagcagtttgttgAGTTGCATCTGGTGTCGCTTCAGAGGCAGTAAACTCAGTTAAAGATGCCGTTTCCTCTGGAGACGCTTGACTTTCCTCTTCATGTGCAACAGCTTGTTGAGGTGCATCCACTGAGACTTCAGCTGCAACAGGCTCAGTTGGAGGTTCTGCCTCCACTGGAGAGGGCGGCTTCACCGCTTCAGTTTGTGGAGACGcggcttcagctgcagcttcagttGCAGTGAGCTCATCTTCTGATTCTGTTTGACCGGGAGAAAGCCGATTCTCCTCTTCAGCCGCAGCGTCTTGTGGAAATGCTGTTGCTATGGTTTCATTGCCACTTGCTGCATTTGGTGGATTCTCCTCCTCGCCTGTTGCGGATAGCGTAGTTTCAGTGGGATGAAGCTGAACCTGCGGCGCTACCTCCACTGGAGAGAGCTGCATCTCTTCTTCGCCTGATGCAGCTTGTTGAGATGCAGTAGTTTCAGGCTCAGTTTGAAGAGACTCTTCCTCTGGAGAGAAAAGGGCGTCTTCTTCTGTGGCTGCTGATTGCTGACTTGCTTGATTGAGCTCCACTGGAGTGACCCGCTTCTCCTCCTCGGTTGCGGCCGTTTCAATCTGCTGTGGATCCGGCGAACGCCGCGGCGACTCCCCCCTCATGTCTTGGACAATTAGGGCGGATGAAACCGTGCTGTCCGGATCCATGGAGAGCAGCGTCAGAGCGGCCTCCTTCATCTTCATGTCGGCGTCCTGAAGCTCCATCTCGGGAGTCACTACCTCTTTCAGGCCTGCAGATGGAAGCCTGGCCTCGGCTGACGTACAGACGTCCATGAGCGCCAGCAGGGCGTCGGCCTCGGCCGGTACCCCCGGCATCTCACAGAGCCGTGACTCCGTCTCTCCCTCGGACGGCTCCGGGGTGATGTCACTTAAAGCGTCGCAGGTGTCGTCTGAGAAGGACGTGGCGACCGTGGCGGCGACAGGATCAGACTCGGTGTTCGTGTCTTGTAGAGGATGTTGTTTCTTCGGTGGATCTTCCATCTCGACGGCTGAAGACTTGGCGGATTGATCCGAGGTTTCCGCTCCGTCGTCTTTCTGTGGTTTGTCTTCTGGACTCTCGCCCTTCTTTTCTGGAACTTTGTCCTTCTTCTCCAGCTTCTTCTTAGAAATTTTAAGCTCTGGTTTCTCATGTGAGGCGTCTTCAGACactttcttctgctctttagtgtttccatcttttttcttctcttttgctGCTTCAGGTTTACAGACAGCAGATCCTCCAGCGCTTCTGACATCGGGACTTTGagatttcttttctgtcttcacTAAGAGTGAAGACTTTCCCTCTTCTTTGGATTTTGCCTTTGGTTTTTCTGCACTCTTCTCTTTATCTGCAGGCTTAGCTTTTTTAGGATCTTTGTCAGCTTCGGTGTTTGGTTTCTGTGTCTTCTGACTCTCTGCTTTACTCCGTTCTTTCTCACAGTCTAGCTTAGATTTGGGTTTGTCTCCTGGCCTGTCCTCAGAGTGACTCTTTGACCTTTTCAACCCTTCCTTGGagtgtttctctctcttcttgACGTCAGAGCCAGGCTCCTTGTCAGAGCGATCCTCAGAGGACCCTGCAGAATCTGGGCGAAGCAGCTGCTTCAGATCACTTTTAAAGGCAGATTTGTCCAATTtagctttttccttttctttgctcttctctttttctcttattttctcCTTCTCCACAGACCCTCCTTTTATCTTCCTGGCATCTTTAGCCCCTCCTTCGTCAGTGCCGTCTTCTGTCACCTTTCCTTCTCGAGTACTTCCAGAGATTTTCTTCTCAGTTTTGACCTTAAGCTTCTTCTCGACTTTTTCTTCAGAAGAAACTTTAGCACTGCTGTCCTTCTGCAGAGGTTCTTCCACCGGATGCTCAGATTTCTTCTCGTGTTTCTGTTTGAGCTTGGAACGTTCATCAGACTGACTGCGCTCCTTCTCCTTGCGTTCTTTGCGGGGCAGACGGTCAAATTTTCCAAACGAGCGATGCTTGAGTGCCTCTTGGGAGCCTTGTTCCAGATCCAGGATGAAGGAGTGAGTCTGGCTTTTGTCAGGAAGCTTCTTTGTGTCGCAGGAATCTTCAGAGACACCGCCACTCGTCCGCCCAAGTCGGTCGTCAGACGAGGCAGACTCGGACAGATGTCTCACTAGTTTAGCTTGTGGGGTCTTTGAATTCAAGGGTTTCACTTCCTGGATTTCAAAACAACAGGACAAAATGGAGGTTTGTAACAGCTCACCTATCCAAATGACAAACATGTTTGATCCTCTTTCTGTTGGCGTTCTCATACCACTTTCCGGGATATTTCTCctgcttctccttttttcttgCTTGAAACATCTCCCTCTTTTCTGGAAGacatttacaacatttttaaagcttagaaatcatcaaaaaaaaaaatctaaagtgcTTGCTGTTTTTAGAAGTGGAGCTTCTAGTAACACACCTTGAGTCTagtttcctcttcctgttgagcgccatttttttctccaggacCTTCTTCTCTTTGCGGGCTTCTTTGGCCTTAGGGCTCTCCACTCCAGCAGCGTCAgaaatctttgcttttttgctgTCTGTTTAAGATAAAAAGATGCTAAATGATGCAGTAGATTCacacagcaaaggaaattaCAACATGGTATTCAACACTTTAAGACGtgtgcaaaatatttgaatttagcTCGTCTCAGTCACGCTCTGGTCGGAAGGAGtccatctgtgaacatcaattttctagtcttttcacagattcttGGAGATaaaagtctgaactttgactaggccattcaaaCACATGAACAAGCTATGATATAACAAGGTTTCGGCTTTCTTCCACGTGTTTTCTGTTACACTGACAACATataaaatcttactaagtatttgAAATActaacacttgaaataagacaaaagtaactcacagtaacttttcagcaagatataaaagTAGGCCAATAATAActtcatattgatgaaaaggttttaattcAACTGGCAGATTCTTCgtacttataacatgggaaaaattgTCTTATTATAAGGCAAACAATATGGAACTAGTTATtttcaatattgaggaattatttacttacaacAAAGTAGTTTatattatttcaagtgtattaagatgtttgcactgtaaactagaccaaaaatacttaataggtcaaaaatttaaatacaaaaaaataaataaataaacaataaaaaaaacatgtattattttcattccacttcatAGAAAATGTCACTacaatacattgaagtttgtaacTGGAATATGACAAAGCATGTCCAACTATTTAACTAGAAAATGTGGGAATGAAATAAAGAGTGTAGAAAAGTAATTGTTGGGGTAATGTTGACCTAATTAAAGCCTGGATTGAGGGTAAATTAATTGGAAATAACAGATgctctaaaacaaaaattacatttgtgtgttttggttgaAATTGTACGAAGAATGTTCCTTTTACGCATCATTCCAAGACAAAGACCCAAATAAACTCACCTTGCTCTTCAGCCTGCACAGCTTTCTGTTTGCGCTTCTCCTCCATTCGCTCTCTGTTCTGCTGCCTCTTCAGTAGcctttcttctttgtcttttgcctgataaatcaacaaatcaaaaaatttacattttctttgtgcGACCGCGCAGCTTAAAAATGTACTatcaacatgaaaaacaaaagttctggtcgtttaaaccacattttttgtGAACTCACAGCAGATCTGCGACGCTCCTCCACAGTGACCTCATCATCCGAGTCGCTATAGTAACGAGAGTAGAGGAAGGGTTTGTGGACATATGCTTTACGGCGGGGTTTACGCTCCCTGTCTTCGGCTTCCGCGTCCTCACTGGTGTGTTTCCTCTCCGCTTTCTCACCTTCATCTGCAGACAAATCAACATGCACACTAGAACAAAAAAGCTCTAACTCTGACTCTTtataaaaagtttcaaattattttagcaaaaatgaaGAACTGGAGGCAGAGACCATCTGGCGGAAGCTGGCCCTCTTCGGAAGAATCGGAgagctgctcctccacgtcacTTTCCTCCTCGAAAGAGGAAAGGTCGCTGGTGTGGACGGAGCTCACCGTGATGTCACTCAGGCCTTCGAGGTCCGAGTCCTCCAAAGAGTATTCTGCAAACCAAATAAACACAATCATATCAAATCTTTGTTTAGcctgaaaaaaacatattggtaTATGGACTAGATCTCTACtgatctcgttcttttggtCCTCATCCACACCTCATGACCAGAGGTAGGAGCGGCAGCAAAGATTTTTGACCCATCTCTTACTTCCTTTCAATAACTGAACCCGGGCCGATCTGATCAGCCACAAATACATCTATCCACCTACTTGCTTCATAAGAATAGCCCCCTTGTAATAAGGCACCAAGGTTTGTAAACGCCTCCAGGAAGAGACTGTAATATTTCTATCATTTCTACAACAAGAATATAAACGATatcttagaaataaaatagtAGGAAAATAGCTAGATttgataataaattatttccttttctttaactTTCCAAAACTAATCAATGaatgaacacatttaaaacatgagaattaaaaattatgtcacaaaatgttatgtttgtaGTGGAAACacccttctttaaaaaaaaaaaaacaagtataaTGAAATGGTTTATTAAGAACTTTgattgaaaaacaagaaaataaatatctctATTAACACAAATGTACTGTACTCAGTGAATTATGCAGTTGTTTGTCcatacaacataaaaataaagggaGCTCACCCTCTTTGATCCGCTCTCTGGCTTTCTGCTTGGCTTGACTCGTAGATTTCACTCCCTCATCATCAGACTTCTCATCCGAGACCTTCTCACTCACTTTGCTTgtaggtttttctttcttttcctctgcttGCGCCGGAGctcctgcttcctcctcctcagtttTAACCTCCTCTTTTAGttgttctttttcctcttccatCTGCTCTTCTAAGTTCTCTGTCTTCACTTCCGCTGTTTGGATTTCTCCTCCCACTGCCTCCTCCAGCGCCCTTCCTTCCTGGTTATCGTCACTTTCTTCAACAACCTCCATGTCTTGCTCGTTTTCCTCCACCAGCTCCATTGGTTCATCCAGAACTTGGGTTTTACCGCCTCTTTCGGCTGCTGAGCTGGTCCTGACGTTTGCCTCCTGATTAAGAGAAGTTATGGTATCCAGGATGGACATGGCGTTGCTGCCGGGAGTTGAAGCTGATGATGAAGCTGTGGACAAATCAATACGCGTTTAAGACCATTTGTGAATTTTGTAGCAGAGTAAACAGAAAGAGATTATTCTGCAGTCATAGAAAGCATCAAGGGAATTTAGGAAAAGTTACATACGTTGTTCAGGAACGCTGCTGTCCGTCTTGATCTCTGCTGGTGTCAGAGGAAGTGGCGGCTCCTCCGGGCAGCTGCCCGGAGACAGAAATTCACGGACCACCCTCTCCACCTGCGGCCTGAAGATGTGATTGACTTTGGGATCAACCACCTGGGCCACAATCCTGTCCACCCCCTGCTCCAGCATTCCAGATCTGTGAGGGAAACAAATACAAGTGTCAGAAAATCACATATTCATGTAACTGAAACCAAATATTAACAAAGattgcatcaaaaaaaaaaaaaaaaaaactatacacCACTACTCTTTTTTTCACTGTCTGAGATTAAACCAGacaaaaatgttcctgttttagatcagctaaattatttcaatttcctAAATGTTAGaactaatttcattttcataacGCCACTTTGCGTGTTGTGTTATGCTGAGGAAGACCCGATGGCtcttgagatgttgcttcaatacTTTTACATAATATTCTTTTCTCGTGCTGCTGTCTATTTGAACTTTCTTTGCTGTGTATAATGACACTTGTAGCAGCTTCAGCCAGGATTTTCAAGAGGTCTTTTCCTTTTGtgcgggaaaaaaaaagtgtattttttggAAATAGTAGCCACCGCCTCCTGCCTAAACAGCAATGTGTCCATTCTCATGTGGTTTATACTTTCAGATAAACGTGGTACTTTGAGGAAAATTGTGTCAAGAGTAATCTTAGTGTATGTATGTTTCTGACTTTGAAGAAGTAATAAAAGTGACTAAAACGTTCTGGCTGATGGAATAAAATACCATGCCTTTATGATAAATATCTGGCTTCAAAAGtactgattattaaaaaaaaacgtgttttcttaaaaaaaaaaaagatataagaaaatgtacagtttttcCCCTTACTGCAGAACGAGCTGCCGGATGTTGTTTCTCAACTGGTTTTTGTTCAGATGAGGGCTCCATGTGTGATTAGAGAGGTGATTGGAGACAAAGTTGTCCACTCTTTGCTTCAGGTTCAAGTAAGCTGGCTGCAAAACATTAATCACAAGTATTTCGCAAATATCCACTCACAGACAAACTAAAAGCTACAAAGTCATCTACAAAGTGGGCATGTTGACAGTAGTTGCTTGAGGACCCCAAGAAACTCATTGTCACAAGTACAATGCGGTGGGTTCTGTAAAGATTTAATAatcttgtatttttcatttacaactAATTGagattcaaataaaattgtagAGTCATTTTGAGACAAATCCGATGAGGGAAAAAGAGCTCACATTGAGGAACtagcaaaatatatttagtaaACATGATACGGATtgaaaatactaataaaacacaacagaacatCTACTTAAACTATAATCTTTTCATGAGCAGTATAAACACTGATACAGAAGAAGTTATGATTTCGACCGTTACCTTTGTATCAACGTCTGCTAGACAGTCCCTCCTGAACTGGTCGAAGAGTCcctgtgtttttaaatgactgacGATCATTGAGACCAGCTGCGGGTCCCCCGGAGGTAAACCAGCCATGTTTCAGTGAAACCTGgctatattttatttgttaaagtagTAGAGAAATTGAATTAACATCAGGGGATGTCCCATAGAAGAGCACAAGCTATCTGTTTGGGGATGTGACGtccaccagaaaaaaaagcGCTTCGAGAATGAGCCGGAAGAACTTGGTTTGCCCCgccaaaataaaagtctaataTTCAGCTAAAGAACAAAATTCCAAACTTTTGAAGgatcttttaaagatttttttttatttagtgcgTTTTGTCAGTGGTAGTATTGTCTATTACAAACtgtgttgaatgtttttagaTGTATGTCTTTTCAAACATTCATTAAAGCAGTGCGGATCAGAACTGTAATCGATTCTATTGAAGTATCCAAAAACCTCTTTAACCTCTCCTAATGACGACTAAAACTTGCTTAAAACTATGCTTAAATATGATTCCATCACTTCAAATCGATATCACTCAtccacttaattttttttttttttttttgctgattgtTAATGTAACCTTTTCTACCGTTGTGTATgactggaaatatatttttttctgctgtcaaTGCGTACGTTTTAAAACCAGAGCGCCCCCAAGTGGCGTCAAATTCTGTctacaaaaaaagaaggtaTGTCTCAGCAAATTAATTCGATTCTATGTCTCAGCAAATTAATTCGATTCTGAGAAGCCAGCAAAcaagttaaaaagtaaatttgccCCATTTCAACAACGGTATGTTAAATACTGTTTTGATAAAAGTGCATAATTCTTGGCtatcaaatgtgttttacagTTGACTTAACAGAGCgtcaaacagcaaaacactcaTGCGTGAAACTATTTGAAGAAAACTGAGAATTCTAGCAAAATGACATACTCGACCTTTTTAGTTTTAATCGAAGGAGACAAAAGCTATTTGGCAGCGGTGGGATTCGAACCCACGCCCCCGAAGAGACTGGAGCCTTAATCCAGCGCCTTAGACCGCTCGGCCACGCTACCTGACGGCGTACGTCCTCGAAAAATTGCTGTCATGAACATCTGCAGGGCAAATCAATGACTACCTATATATTTATATCATTTTGCAGTTGTAGCTACAACTGCAATTATGCAGCTACAATAATGGAATCTATCGTTACTGTCACTATTAGTAGTAAACATTATTTGGAACTGCTATATTAAATACAGAGCTCAAAGTTgatcagcatatttaaaaacaaaaaatctgttaaCTTTTATATGTGTTGCAGACACATGTAAAGGTGTCTGTGCTATTTAAGACAAACTTTACATAGTACAAAATCGTTTTcataaaagaataattttaagAACTTTAACAGTAGATAAAATTATGCATGCTTTCCAATCTGAGCTACAAGCTTGCCCATCTTGATCTGAAGAAAATACTTGAATGAGCCAATAATAATAgcagtagtttttatttaaaggcagtATACAACATCTTAAAAGCAATACACTGAACTACTAATAGAAATACAAGAAACACCGTATTAAAAAAGTTGATTGCAAACAAGAATCAATCAATTTTGATAACAATGCATTTTCACTTGGAAGCAAAAGAAGTGAaccttaatttaaaaagaactcCTATTGAAAGGTTTCAGCTAAATGAGGCAGATATCCGCCGCTTATCGGTATAATGTATCCCGAgttacaaaatgtaattttcaactgtccttttttttgaaggacagttgaAAACGTTCAGAAAAAAAGGCCAGAGGCTGGTGGGTTCAGGGCTTCTTGGTAAGGCAGGTGGGAGGAAGGAATCTGCGTGAGTTGGCCTTCACCCATGGGTGGCCAATAACATTCTGAAGAGGCAGACGGTCTATGGGGTTGTGGCGGAGCAGCTTTGAGATCAGGTCCCGTGCACCGTCAGAGATGACTTTGGGGAAGTTCAGATCCAcctaagaaaaaataaataaatctgatcagCATGGTGAAAAATACctacgtttttatttatttcataacaCAAGGTATTTAGGACCAATACTGACATACAATATAGTGTTTTAACAGGAACTagaattgtcatttttaaattaaagacacGTTTTAAATGTGAAAGTACCTTATCACCATAATTAGTTTACTCAAGGTTATATTGTAATAACCTTATACAGAATCATTCCTACTTTGAAGCCAAATATagcaaaatgtcacattattcAAAGTAACCAGACTCTTCTATGCACAACGACTGAATTCAGCAGTCTAGTTATTATACctgcaaagaaacacaaaccttCGTAATCCTCTTGTATGTTTCTGAATGACTCGCTGTTTCAAAGGGCGGGTTGCCAACTAAGCATTCGTAGCATAGGACTCCGATGCACCATAAGTCCACTTTCTCGCTGTGAGTGTGTCCCTCAATCATCTCAGGAGGAAGGTAATCCAATGTCCCGCACATGGTGCGACGTCTAAGAAGGATTAACAAGAGcataaaaaagctgaaataagtTACTTTAAGGCGCAGCATAATCCAACAGTGGTTCTCAGAAATGTTAGGTTCTTACCTTAGAGAAGGTGCATGGACAGACCAACCAAAGTCAGCTATTTTCAGTTCTCCACGAAAACCAAGAAGTAGATTCTCT is a genomic window containing:
- the bod1l1 gene encoding biorientation of chromosomes in cell division protein 1-like 1 isoform X1 yields the protein MAGLPPGDPQLVSMIVSHLKTQGLFDQFRRDCLADVDTKPAYLNLKQRVDNFVSNHLSNHTWSPHLNKNQLRNNIRQLVLQSGMLEQGVDRIVAQVVDPKVNHIFRPQVERVVREFLSPGSCPEEPPLPLTPAEIKTDSSVPEQPSSSASTPGSNAMSILDTITSLNQEANVRTSSAAERGGKTQVLDEPMELVEENEQDMEVVEESDDNQEGRALEEAVGGEIQTAEVKTENLEEQMEEEKEQLKEEVKTEEEEAGAPAQAEEKKEKPTSKVSEKVSDEKSDDEGVKSTSQAKQKARERIKEEYSLEDSDLEGLSDITVSSVHTSDLSSFEEESDVEEQLSDSSEEGQLPPDDEGEKAERKHTSEDAEAEDRERKPRRKAYVHKPFLYSRYYSDSDDEVTVEERRRSAAKDKEERLLKRQQNRERMEEKRKQKAVQAEEQDSKKAKISDAAGVESPKAKEARKEKKVLEKKMALNRKRKLDSRKEGDVSSKKKGEAGEISRKVEVKPLNSKTPQAKLVRHLSESASSDDRLGRTSGGVSEDSCDTKKLPDKSQTHSFILDLEQGSQEALKHRSFGKFDRLPRKERKEKERSQSDERSKLKQKHEKKSEHPVEEPLQKDSSAKVSSEEKVEKKLKVKTEKKISGSTREGKVTEDGTDEGGAKDARKIKGGSVEKEKIREKEKSKEKEKAKLDKSAFKSDLKQLLRPDSAGSSEDRSDKEPGSDVKKREKHSKEGLKRSKSHSEDRPGDKPKSKLDCEKERSKAESQKTQKPNTEADKDPKKAKPADKEKSAEKPKAKSKEEGKSSLLVKTEKKSQSPDVRSAGGSAVCKPEAAKEKKKDGNTKEQKKVSEDASHEKPELKISKKKLEKKDKVPEKKGESPEDKPQKDDGAETSDQSAKSSAVEMEDPPKKQHPLQDTNTESDPVAATVATSFSDDTCDALSDITPEPSEGETESRLCEMPGVPAEADALLALMDVCTSAEARLPSAGLKEVVTPEMELQDADMKMKEAALTLLSMDPDSTVSSALIVQDMRGESPRRSPDPQQIETAATEEEKRVTPVELNQASQQSAATEEDALFSPEEESLQTEPETTASQQAASGEEEMQLSPVEVAPQVQLHPTETTLSATGEEENPPNAASGNETIATAFPQDAAAEEENRLSPGQTESEDELTATEAAAEAASPQTEAVKPPSPVEAEPPTEPVAAEVSVDAPQQAVAHEEESQASPEETASLTEFTASEATPDATQQTAAAGEEQQLSPVEAAPLTELTETERLPAASHLAVDEKQFSPVQMAPEAELPAPVTASAASQQAEKEKLGSQVQTAAQVEMSPTEPSSSASQLTATEHSESKTDTVESDMSETAPPPEDESTSDKRPAHFEDEVMEAGEISADGIIIIAAPADKDEALLPVVEPETGEITSSRESSVSDSTQQISQIPSKTEQEEQNAAVPETSNEGVKGEGEENQTKDDQCETQSKTVEEDSENNQTRTDDCEPESKTPEGGDMEKMEVDISDKAESGETNPEAKLVKQISNVSSTDSQGDGKSSDVSEKEEKTERRRGRKRKLSVKSADGTKDEKDEQRCVEESEQEVKTPRRGRSSRNAEQLEKEQQKEGERSEKTPGRRGRRPGAGAKEATDDNQEENEAKVEDSAGQTASLKEAEKEESPEYKCEAQKSNQSQSEVSLPSPAADELEVTGKSDPQESGDTRKQGVKRKRSEETEESGEETEAQQGLAEGEQEQTVSTSQSHSEDVKEESCSEKKPDNSAEQQDPEAAPKKRRGRPPKAAAVAAAAAADDSVKKESEKEKEQNDEEGEESDNKEDGEKGVATKTTTRSAARLEAERNKPSKPSTRASRQSGKEETTAGTRGTRAQGSAKGGRKPETSPPAVRARGGQKSEEPPSKRAKR